AGCGTTCATGCGCGAAGCCTTTGGTGGAGCGGGCGACGATACTGCCGTCATTGGTGGCGAACAAGCTCATGGAGTGCGACCGCGATCGCTGCAGCTACGTTCAAACTATCGACACCCGCGGCGCGCGCGCGGGCATCGACCGGGAGGGCGACCGTGGCGTCGCAATACTCGCCCACCAGCCGGCGCAGTCCCCGACCCTCGGCGCCGGCCACCAGAACACAACGGCCCAGCGGGGCATAGTCGCCAAACTGGTTTGTCGCGTCGCCGTCCAGCCCAACAACGAAGAATCCGTCCTTTTTGGCTTGCTCCAAGGCGCGGGCAAGGTTCGCGACCCGAAGGATCGGGACGATTTCGAGGGCGCCGGAGGCGGCCTTGGCCAAGGCGCCAGATTCGCGCGGGGTGTGGTGCCGCGGGGCGATAACCGCATCGACCCCAAAAACCGCGCAATTCCTCAAGATTGCCCCAACATTTTGGGGATCGGTCACCTGGTCGAGGGCCACGACCCGCGTCGTATGGGGATCGGCGAGGATCCGTGGGTCGGCTTCCGGGAGCGGCTGAACCTGCGCGAGGAGCCCTTGGTGCACGGCCGTTTCGGCGACACCGGGAGGCAGGGATCGCAGATCAAGGGGTGCGACGTCGGGGAGATCGCGCGCCGAAGCACCGGAAATTGCTCGGCGAACCTCTGCGGCGGGTCCATCCGAGGCTAGGATCTGCAGAATTCTGCGGTTCTCGTTCCGGATCGCCGCCATAACGGCATGCGTTCCATACAGCCAAAACGCGCCATCTGGGCCCTGAACGGTGCTTTTCGCCCGGTTTGCCGAACGTTGACTGCGGTGGCGGGACGGTTTGCTGCGGTGCATGATTCGCACTATATAATGTCGGGACAGGTAAAGAAGGACGATGGT
This genomic window from Alphaproteobacteria bacterium contains:
- a CDS encoding RNA methyltransferase, which encodes MAAIRNENRRILQILASDGPAAEVRRAISGASARDLPDVAPLDLRSLPPGVAETAVHQGLLAQVQPLPEADPRILADPHTTRVVALDQVTDPQNVGAILRNCAVFGVDAVIAPRHHTPRESGALAKAASGALEIVPILRVANLARALEQAKKDGFFVVGLDGDATNQFGDYAPLGRCVLVAGAEGRGLRRLVGEYCDATVALPVDARARAAGVDSLNVAAAIAVALHELVRHQ